The segment CGAGAATTATCTCGGCGAGGAAACGTTCCGTGCCGGCATCCACAGTTATTTATCCAAGCATCGGTTTTCAAATACCACAACTGCTGATCTTTGGGAGGCGCTGGGAAAAGCTTCCCATAAGCCAGTGCAGGCAATTGCCGCGGGATGGACTGAGCAGCCGGGATTGCCGTTGGTAAAGGTGAAAACTGAGTGTATCGATGGAAAACAATTGGTGGTCCTCGAACAGGAGCGTTTCACGGTGCGGGATCCCAATGCCAAACCACTGGAATGGAGGATTCCCATTGCTTTGATCGGTTCGGTAGCGAACGCAGGCTTGTCTCGTGGAGAACATTCGAATGTTGCTGCCAAATCGGTTTACACATTGCTTGGAGAATCCCGGGGCACAGTTTACTTCACTAATTGCAACCAGATCGTGAAGGCCAATGCTGGGAATGCGGGGTATTATCGGGTTGTATATCAACCCGAGTTGTTTCAAAGGCTGGTGCAACATATCCACGAACTGCCGGAGATTGATCGGCTCGATTTGCTTCAAGACAGCTGGGGAATGGTGGAAGCAAACCGGGGTTCGGTCGAAAGCTATTTAACCCTGGTTGAGTCGTTGCGAAATGAGAAGTCGTGGGCCATCTGGAGCCAGGTTTTGTCAGTGCTGGAATTGTTCGACAACTTGGAGCAAGGGCGCACGGAACAGCGGGCGGCTTTCGAGCAGTATGCGTGCACTTTGATTCAGCCACAGTTGGCCCGATTAGGCTGGGAAGCCAAAGCGGGTGAGACGATCACGGATACGCTATTGCGCAGTCGGGTCATTTCCTTGTTAGGTCAATTTGGAGATAAGGGTGTGATGAGCGAGGCAAGGTTGCGTTATGGAAAATTTTTGACCAACCCGGAATCCCTTTCGGCAGACCTGCGTCCACCTGTTTTAAGAATTGTGGGGCGCTACAGCGACAAAAAGACCTATGATGAAATCCATGAACTGGCGCGCAAAGCAAAAGGAACGGAAGAACGGCAGCTTTATTATCGCGCGCTGGCGGGTGCATTGGATGTTGAGTTGGCCAGGGAGAATCTGGCAATTTCGTTGACCAACGAGACCGTTCCACAGGAAGCGACGCGTATGGTTGGCGAAGTGGCAACTTTTGGTGAGCATGGAGAATTGGCATGGCAATTCACGCAGGAGCATCTTCAAGATTTGTTAAAACGCGTGGAGGCTTTTCGGCGCAATGGATATGTGCCGTCGATTATGGGAGCATTTTCTGACAATGGCCGGGCTGATGAACTGGTCCAGTACGTAACCGCTCATCTCTCCATGGATGGATTGACCAAGGCAAAAGAAGTAGCTGAGACAATTCGGTTGAAGGCTGATCTGAAAGACCGGGAGTTACCAAGGGTGGATCAATGGGTGAACAGGCGCGCCGAGCCGACAAAAATTCCTTAACTCCGTCCTTATTAGTGAACCCTTGAAGCAAAACGATAGCCCTGCCAGCCATGGCAAAGCCTCTGCAAGGCTGATCAAAGAACTTCCCGGCAAGCTTTGCTTTCCGCCTGCTTTTTAAGCTTCAGCTGCTTGCGGCGCTGGTATGCCTGAAAATAGGGCATGCCAATAAGTACCCATAAGCAGGCAGCAATGCAGAATCCTATCAAAGTTTTGAAAACCATAAAACGCATCCGATTCAAAAATGGAACGCATCAAAAAAAGAACGGTTAAAGACTGAGTATCGAGCGGCTTTCTATTATGAGAGTGCGACTATCATATCAGCGGAGTGCTAAATGTCAAGAAAAGGAAGGATTTGCGCCGGCTTTTATTTGAAATCAACATATAATCCAGCGGGCTGCAAATATATATGTATATTGAGAACAAAAATGCTTTGCCTGCTGGTGTTGGTGGCTTTGCTGAGTGGTCTGAATTTACGGGCTTGGAGCGGAGCAGGGCGGTCGCATTGGATAAAGGATATTTGCAAGGTGAGTTGAAAGGCAGCACCAGTCCGGAGCGAGCGCATTCATTGCCGGGCGACTATACCAAAAATGCGAAAGCTGTTGCAGAGCGCAGAGCCGCACTTGCCGGCTATCGATTGGCCGATGAGATTCAGAAGTGTCTGCGTTAACTGGTGCTGCCGGGAAACTTTGAGGCGTGGGAGATTGCACAAACCTGGGATTTATCTCCCGTTGCGACTAAAACGGAGGCCCGGTCAGGTTTGTCTCCGACCGGGCCATGCGTTTGAAAATCACCAACTCCTCAATGGAGGAGTCTTAAAATTTGGATCAAGGCTTGGCGCTTACATCCAGGCAAACCAAATCGCCACGAGCGTTGCGGCAGTAAATCTTTCCGTTCGACAGGACGGGCACGGTCCAACATTTGCCGCCGAGTACTTGAGCGCGGGAAGCGGGTTTGAATTCTGTGGGCGAAGCTTCGGCGGCCATCAATTCACCCTTGTCACTCAATCCAATGATTTTCCCATCAGCCAACATGAGCGAACCTTTTCCGAAACTTTTTTCACTCCATTTTACGTCGCCTGTGTCCCAGGTGAGACACTTGAGTTCGTTTTCGTCCACGCCATAAATGAAACCTTTCCACAGGACGGAACTGGCGAAATGATTGCGCATATTCTTGTTTTCCCAGAGCTGTTTCGGTTCGCCACCGCTGATATCGATGATGGCACAGCCATGATTGTAACCCGAGGAAACAAAAATTTTGCCATCTGCAATGATGGGCTCAGCGGCATTCACGTCGTACTGAGTTTTCCAGGGATAATGCCACACTTCCTTGCCATTCTTTACATTCACGACCACCAGGTCTTTTGCGGCAACAATGGCAACGCAACGATTTTTTTCGTAATCAAACGGGACCGGAGTTGCATAACCGGAGACACCCTTGCCTGAACTCCATACCACCTTGCCGTTTTTTTTATCGAAAGCCGTGCCTGCTTCACCGACATTGAGAATGGCAAGATCTCCTTCGATTAATACCGAACCAGCAAAACCCCAGGTTGGAATTTCAAGGCCAAGTCCCTTGTTCACATTGGTGGACCAAATAACAGAACCCTTGTTGGCATCCAAACAATAGAGGTCACCTTTTTTGCTCATCGTGTAGACCTGGTCGCCATCGACTGTAGGCGTGCTGCTGGAACCGCCTTCATAATACTTGGGATCCAATGGACAATCATAAGTATGTTTCCATACCACTGCACCAGAGTTCGCAGCGAAACAGTATACAGTGTCCTTGTCATCCTTGTTGCCCATCGCATAGACATGTCCTTTGCTGACTGCCAGGGAAGAAAAGCCGGTGCCAATGGATGCTTTCCAAAGTTGTTTTGGGCCGTCTGCCGGCCAGTTCACCTGCCAACCCGTCTCCTTGGAAATGCCATTGAGATCCGGCCCGCGAAAGCGATACCAGTCCGCGGCGCAGGCAGCACCGGTGAGTGTGGCGAAGGTACAGGCCACCAAAACAATTTTTGCAGCCAGGCGTGATGGAAATGCAAACCGAGACTCGCGTCTGTGCACAATGGATTTAAAATCGTGATTGGAGCCTGTTCTCATGGGGCATCATTACTGCAAGCCTGTGGCTGTGTCAATGTGGCATGGTTAAGCTGTCTTGCCGCGCCTGAGCGTTCGGGAGGGAGAAACCTGTCGGCTCGACAAAATTCCCGGGAAAGGCCAAGCTTTCCCCGATGGCACTGAACACAGATTCTCGCCTGGACCGACTGTGGAAGGAATATAGCCTGGCCTTCCAGGATTTTGATGATTTGACTCTGGCGCGATGGCTGGCCCAAACCCTGGGCCAGTTGGAGGGCCGCGTCTGGCGGCTGTCGCATCCTTTATTGGGAGCTTATCGCCTGGCCGCCCAGTTGGGGCATCGTCGTCAAGTTTGGTTGAAGCGTTTGGCGACTGCTCCTGCCGCATATATGGAGGCTCCTTGTTGCCGGGCGCCGCTATTGCCATTGTTAACTCGTGACGTTCGGGAATCCGGATTGATCTGCCAGCACTGCACTGAAACAGCGGTGTCTTTTGAAGAAATTCCAACAACCTTGCGAGCCGAGCTTGATGCCTGGGCAGCGCGGTATGCTCCCATTCACGCAGTCGCGCATTGGGATAATCAGCAACGCAAGAGCGCTGCAAATTACGATCTTGCCTATGAAAATGCTGTTGAGCAGGCAGAACAAATGCTCGTAACGCTCAGCACCAAAATTATGCCAAAACTTTTGGATCATTATCCGGCCGCAGTTTGGGAGGATCAGGATGAATGTCTCTCCGTTCAACCCGAGGATCTTGAGCTGTAACGGCTATCGGTTAGGGATGTCGCAAATGGCATTGTTCAGTGAGTATAAGTCTGGTAGAAGGAGACCATGAAGTTCCTGTTCCGATGGGCTTTTCGCCTCTTCATTCTGCTGGTTGTCCTGGTGATCGCTGGCATTTTGTTGCTCGATACCATCGCGAAGGAGGTGGCTGAATACCGGATCAGACGTCAGACTGGCCTTGATGTAAAAATCGGCAGGATGCAGGTCGGTATCTTTAATTCCAGGGTCACGATTGAAAATTTGGTTATTTATAACACTGCGGAATTTGGTGGTTCACCTTTAATTGATCTGCCCGAACTGCACGTCGAATACGATCGAGACTCGCTTCTTTCCCACAAGCTGCATTGCAAGCTGGTTCGATTTAATCTCGCACAACTAAATCTTGTAGAGGACAAAAACGGAAACCTCAATGTCGCGCAGTTGCAAGCGAGGATGCAGAAAACCAATGGCCAAATCAATCCGGCGGGTACCAATAAGACCTTGCAAACCCACCTTAAATTCACTGGAATTGATACGTTAAACCTTACTCTCGGCAAGGCTACGGTGTTGAATATGAAACAACCCAAGGATGTGGTCCAAATCACGATGGACCTCCGCAACCAGGTGCTTACGAATGTTCAGTCGGTGCAGGATCTGGGAGGAGTAGCTTTGCTGGTTGCGCTAAAGAACGGTCAAGTCATGGATAAAACGCTGCAAAACTGGTTGGTTCAGTTTGGTTGGCCAGCGAAATAGCAGATTCTTTGTCTGCCAATTGAGGGGGAGCGGCGACAATCAAGGCTTACCGCGGTCATGCGGGGAAATTAGATGATTACCTTGAACTCCTCCCCCTTCTTAAGGGAAAGAGCAAAGGCGGCCATTAATTCCGGAATCTTTTCCAGGTCCGCGAGGCTTACTACTTCCACAGGTGAGTGCATATAGCGGTTGGGCAGACTGATCAGGGCGCTGGGTATGCCGCCCCGGGTCCAGAAGATCACATCGGTGTCGGTCCCGCTGGTGTTGGAAATAGCCTCGTGCTGTAGTGGAATGTTTTTCGCCTTTGCGAGCTCTTCAATCCGGTTAACCACTTCGGCATGATTACAGCCACCATGCGTCACGGTGGGTCCCTGGCCGATCTTTACATTTCCATGCTGCGCCTTGTTGACGGTCGGGAAATCTGTTGCATGGGTCACGTCCACCACGAGTGCCACGTCCGGTTTAAGCGTGTAGGCAATCTGGCGGGCACCGAGGAGCCCGACTTCCTCCTGCACGTTGGAAACGGCACAGATTTCTGCCTGCAATTTGCCCTTGGAACGTTGTAGCAAGCGCAGAGTTTCTGCGACTGCGAAGGTGCCGATTCGATTATCGAAGGCGCGCGCCACGGCCAGGTCATTGCGCAAAAGCTCAAACTCGTCATTAAGGGTTATCGGATCTCCGACTCGCACCAACTTTTCTGCCTCCTTCGCGCTGCTCACACCGATGTCGATGAAAAGGTCATGCATCTTTGGCAATTTACGGTCCTCTTCCTGTCTGGTAAGGTGCGGCGCGACGTTTCCAACCACGCCTTTTACCGGGCCATTGCGGGTGTGGATGATGACGCGCTGGGCCTTGGTTATGGCTGGATCGATGCCGCCCATTTTCTTCACGTAAATAAAACCCTCGGGATCGATATAATTCACACCCATGGCGATTTCATCCGCATGGGCTGCGAGCATGAGTTTTGGAGAGCCTCCTTTGTTCAAAACGGCGACACAATTTCCATAAGCGTCGGAAAACGTTTCATCGGCAAAAGCCTTCACATAATCGAGCCAAACACGTTGTCCGCGGGTTTCATATCCCGTCGGACTGGGGGTATTAACCAAAGCTTCAAGGAAGTTTAGTGATTCGTCGCGCATGCCGCCATTATGCCAAGGCCTCATCCAAAATTCAAAGTTCAAATTGCATCGAAGCAGCGGGCCTTGGAGTCGGTTGCCACCACGCCAGTTCTCGACACGTGCCAAATCTTTCATTACGATTTATGGAGTGCGTAGTCAGTTGCTAAAAAATGTAAGTCGTATCGTGGTCAAGTTGGGCACCGGTGTTCTGACCGATAGCCGGAAACAGCCCGATTTGGCGCAGATGGAACAATTGGTGGCTCAGGTCGCAGAGCAATGCCGGGCTGGAAGGGAAGTTGTGCTGGTCTCTTCTGGCGCGGTGGGTTCAGGCATGGGCGCGTTGGGTTATAAAAAGCGGCCCGCTGAACTGGCTGAATTGCAGGCTTGCGCTGCCGTGGGACAATCGCGTTTGATGGCCACTTACGAAGGATTATTTGCCAAACACAACATTAACGTCGCCCAGGTATTGTTGACGCATGAGGATTTGCAGGGACATGAGCGGCATCTCAACGCACGTAATACGCTGGTAACCTTGCTGAAGCATCGGGTGGTGCCGATCATTAATGAGAACGATGCCATTTCATTCACTGAGCTGAAATTTGGTGACAACGACAAGCTATCCGCACTGGTGGCTTCAATGCTGCCGGCTGATCTTCTCGTCATACTAACCACTGTGGACGGGGTTATTGAAAACTTCGGAAAGTCAGAGGCGCGCGTGATTTCCACGATTCAGCAGGTAGATGGTGAAATAGAAAGCCAGGTCGGCGGTACAGATAGCGAGACGGCTGTTGGCGGCATGACGTCAAAAATCCAGGCAGCCAAGATCGTTATTCGTTCCGGTGTCCCGTTAGTGATTGCGTCGGGACGCAAGCCGAATGTCATAGAGGATATTCTTAAGGGTGAGGATGAGGGGACGCTTTTCGTTCCTCAACCAACACGTCTGCAGGGACGCAAGCGTTGGATCGCATTTTTCCATCATCCCAAGGGCACGTTGTTTGTGGATGAGGGAGCCAAAATTGCCTTGCGTGAGAATGGCAAAAGCCTGCTGCCTCCCGGAGTTGTACGCTGTGAAGGTGAGTTTACAGCGGGCGATGTATTACGTATCTGCGACCTCGATGGAACTGAATTTGCGCGTGGGATTTGCAATTACACTTCTGAAGCCATTACCGCCCGACAGTTTGACAGCTCGGAAGTGATGCATCGGGATGATCTGGTGATTTTGTAAGCTGTTTTCCCCGGGAAGCCGTGGAGCTAATTAGGAATTTTACTTTCTTCGAAGTTTGTGCGTTGTTTCGAAGGTGGGTCGATTTTATGCCAAAGACTGCTGCGATTGAAGATTTGCTGAAGGTGATGGCCAGGCTGCGTTCACCCAAGGGATGTCCCTGGGATCGTGAGCAGGATCATAAATCCTTACGTTGGCATGCCGTCGAGGAGGTTTATGAGCTTATGGATGCCATCGAGGCTGGTGACGATCATGAGATGGCTGAAGAGTTGGGGGACCTCTTATTACAAGTGGTATTTCACTGTCAAATGGCGCAGGAACGAGGTGCCTTCAATTTTGAAAAGGTCGCTCGCCATCTTGTGGATAAATTGATTCGAAGGCATCCGCACGTTTTTGGTAATTCAAAAGTAAAAACAGTGGATGCGGTATGGGCGCAGTGGGAGCAGATCAAGAAAGCCGAGAAAAAGGGCACCAAGCATGAGCGCCCTTCGGCGCTGGATGGCATCCCCAAACACCTGCCAGCCTTGATGCGAACAGAAAAGCTGCTTAAGAAAGCGCGCAAAGCCGGGTTGTTGGAAGCAGGCGCCGGGACCGGCAAGCTCTCCAAGGCGGTTGTTGGCCGCAGGTTGTTTGAACTGACCAAATATGCCCAGCGAAATAAATGGTCGGCCGAGAGCTTGCTGCGCGCAGAGATGAAAAAGGAAGAGCGCAACCTTCGAAAACTGGAGAAGGCGCGCGAACGCAAGAAAACCACGAACTAATTTTTGTGACAATCCGCACTTCTGTGCTTACTTAAACATTGATATGACTGATCCACGATACGCGAAACTGGCGAAATTATTGGTTGAATATTCAACAGAGTTGAAAAAGGGAGACAAGGCATTGCTCGACATGATCGATGTGCCGGATGAGTTCACGGTCGAGTTGATGCGCGCGGTGCGGGCTGTAGGCGCAACCCCGATCGTGGAAGTGCGGCACACGCGAATCACCCGTGAGGTGCTAAAGGACACAAATGACAAGCATGCTGCATTGGTCCGTGACCTCGAGATGTTCCGGATGAAGAAAATGCAGGCCTATATCGCGATTCGCGGAAGCGCGAATGCCAGTGAAACTTCGGACGTGGCGAGTGACCGAATGTCCTTGTACTCGCGCATCATGCGCCCGGTGTTGAACTACCGTGTGAACAAAACCCGCTGGGTGGTCCTGCGCTGGCCGAGTCCGAGCATGGCCCAGGCTGCCAGCATGAGCACGGAAGCCTTTGAGAATTTATACTTCGACGTCTGCACCATGGATTACCAAAAGATGGCGAAGGCGATGGCGCCGCTTGAGAAGCGAATGAAGAAAGCTGATCACGTGCACTTGAAGAGTCCCGGCACGGATCTGACCTTCAGCATCAAAGGCATTGGTGCAAAAATGTGCAAAGGTGATCGCAACATTCCCGATGGCGAAGTCTTCTCCTGCCCAGTGAAGAACTCGGTAAATGGATATATCACTTTCAACACACCAACTCTTTATTCCGGCACCAAGTTCGAGAATGTGCATCTCGAATTTAAGGACGGCAAAATTATCAAAGCCACCGCCAATAATACCAAACGCTTAAACGAGATTTTGGACACCGACGCCGGGGCACGTTACATCGGAGAATTCTCCCTTGGTTTCAATCCTTATATCCAAAACCCGATGTGCGACATTTTGTTCGACGAGAAAATTGCCGGCTCGTTGCACTTCACTCCGGGCCAGGCATATGAGGTTTGCGACAACGGCAATCGTTCAGCCGTCCACTGGGATATGGTGTTAATTCAACGTCCGGAATGGGGCGGGGGAGAAGTGTGGTTTGATGGCGAACTCATCCGCAAGGAAGGTATGTTCATTCCCAAAGACCTGAAGCCGCTAAACCCGGCCCATCTTAAGTAGTTTAACTGATAGTTCCTTTTCATAAAAAGAGACGGCCTTAATTGGTCGTCTCTTTCGTTTTTCTTATGAAACCTTGAAAGTCTCGAGATCGATCAGCCTTCCTTCAAAATGGCCAGGAACTGCTTCACTGCTGGTGACAGCACCTTGTTTTTCTTGTAGATGGCTGCGAGCGGGCGATAAAAATCCCCGTCTTCCAATTGTATTTGAGTGAGCGTCTGCTTGGCGACTTCCTGCAAAATCGTGCCCTGCGGAACGATGGAGATACCCGCATCAATTTCCACGGCCCGCTTCACGGTTTCAATGTTATCGAACTCCATCACGTGATTCACCTCAACGTTTGTGTCCTTTAAAATTTTATCCAAGGCCTTGCGCGTGGGGATGTCCGGTTCAAAGCCGATGAACTTTTGGCCGGTGATCGCCTTGAGTTTGACACTCTTGTTTTTGGCGAACGGATGTTGCGGATGACAAATCAGCACCAGCGGATCCTTGCGCAGGGAAACAGTTTCCAGCTTGCTTTCACGAGTGGGATACGCCACCAAACCCACGTCAACAACGTTGCTCAGCACATCGTCATAAACCTGGTTTGCACGACGGTATTCCACGTGCACATTGACCGTCGGATAACTCTTGAGAAATTTTTTGATGTAGGGCGGCAGGTCGTGAAGTCCGATTGAATAAATGGTGGCGACACGAATGGTGCCGGAAATAATGTCCTTAATCTCCTGCAACTTGCTATGCAATGAATCG is part of the Pedosphaera parvula Ellin514 genome and harbors:
- a CDS encoding M1 family metallopeptidase, whose amino-acid sequence is MRIFRWLPVLVCFVLTAVVLPAIAEAPFSFESTPGKLPKSVVPRHYAIRIEPDLEKFTTRGTVVVDIEVRKPVREIVLNALNLEITSATLFTGKEMALKPTLNKEQQILTLGLPNEISAGKYKLKLEFAGEIGEKAEGLFYVKYATETGKKVMLGTQMEPTDARRMFPCWDEPVFRASFEMTVVVPEKHLAISNMPVEKERKLSNGMKEVKFGRTPPMASYLVVLVSGELEALKGTTEGVDIRIITTEGKKEQGHYALESVQNILAYYNQYFGIKYPLPKLDLIAVPGGFQGAMENWGGITYNERLLLFDPKASSAETKQRVFSVVAHEMAHQWFGNLVTTAWWDNLWLNEGFASWMASKATDHFNPEWQVSLAASLDKAGVMSDDARSATHPIQKAVKNESEANDAFDQITYRKGQAFLRMLENYLGEETFRAGIHSYLSKHRFSNTTTADLWEALGKASHKPVQAIAAGWTEQPGLPLVKVKTECIDGKQLVVLEQERFTVRDPNAKPLEWRIPIALIGSVANAGLSRGEHSNVAAKSVYTLLGESRGTVYFTNCNQIVKANAGNAGYYRVVYQPELFQRLVQHIHELPEIDRLDLLQDSWGMVEANRGSVESYLTLVESLRNEKSWAIWSQVLSVLELFDNLEQGRTEQRAAFEQYACTLIQPQLARLGWEAKAGETITDTLLRSRVISLLGQFGDKGVMSEARLRYGKFLTNPESLSADLRPPVLRIVGRYSDKKTYDEIHELARKAKGTEERQLYYRALAGALDVELARENLAISLTNETVPQEATRMVGEVATFGEHGELAWQFTQEHLQDLLKRVEAFRRNGYVPSIMGAFSDNGRADELVQYVTAHLSMDGLTKAKEVAETIRLKADLKDRELPRVDQWVNRRAEPTKIP
- a CDS encoding PQQ-binding-like beta-propeller repeat protein, translated to MRTGSNHDFKSIVHRRESRFAFPSRLAAKIVLVACTFATLTGAACAADWYRFRGPDLNGISKETGWQVNWPADGPKQLWKASIGTGFSSLAVSKGHVYAMGNKDDKDTVYCFAANSGAVVWKHTYDCPLDPKYYEGGSSSTPTVDGDQVYTMSKKGDLYCLDANKGSVIWSTNVNKGLGLEIPTWGFAGSVLIEGDLAILNVGEAGTAFDKKNGKVVWSSGKGVSGYATPVPFDYEKNRCVAIVAAKDLVVVNVKNGKEVWHYPWKTQYDVNAAEPIIADGKIFVSSGYNHGCAIIDISGGEPKQLWENKNMRNHFASSVLWKGFIYGVDENELKCLTWDTGDVKWSEKSFGKGSLMLADGKIIGLSDKGELMAAEASPTEFKPASRAQVLGGKCWTVPVLSNGKIYCRNARGDLVCLDVSAKP
- a CDS encoding AsmA family protein translates to MKFLFRWAFRLFILLVVLVIAGILLLDTIAKEVAEYRIRRQTGLDVKIGRMQVGIFNSRVTIENLVIYNTAEFGGSPLIDLPELHVEYDRDSLLSHKLHCKLVRFNLAQLNLVEDKNGNLNVAQLQARMQKTNGQINPAGTNKTLQTHLKFTGIDTLNLTLGKATVLNMKQPKDVVQITMDLRNQVLTNVQSVQDLGGVALLVALKNGQVMDKTLQNWLVQFGWPAK
- a CDS encoding M42 family metallopeptidase: MRDESLNFLEALVNTPSPTGYETRGQRVWLDYVKAFADETFSDAYGNCVAVLNKGGSPKLMLAAHADEIAMGVNYIDPEGFIYVKKMGGIDPAITKAQRVIIHTRNGPVKGVVGNVAPHLTRQEEDRKLPKMHDLFIDIGVSSAKEAEKLVRVGDPITLNDEFELLRNDLAVARAFDNRIGTFAVAETLRLLQRSKGKLQAEICAVSNVQEEVGLLGARQIAYTLKPDVALVVDVTHATDFPTVNKAQHGNVKIGQGPTVTHGGCNHAEVVNRIEELAKAKNIPLQHEAISNTSGTDTDVIFWTRGGIPSALISLPNRYMHSPVEVVSLADLEKIPELMAAFALSLKKGEEFKVII
- the proB gene encoding glutamate 5-kinase; this encodes MPPLCQGLIQNSKFKLHRSSGPWSRLPPRQFSTRAKSFITIYGVRSQLLKNVSRIVVKLGTGVLTDSRKQPDLAQMEQLVAQVAEQCRAGREVVLVSSGAVGSGMGALGYKKRPAELAELQACAAVGQSRLMATYEGLFAKHNINVAQVLLTHEDLQGHERHLNARNTLVTLLKHRVVPIINENDAISFTELKFGDNDKLSALVASMLPADLLVILTTVDGVIENFGKSEARVISTIQQVDGEIESQVGGTDSETAVGGMTSKIQAAKIVIRSGVPLVIASGRKPNVIEDILKGEDEGTLFVPQPTRLQGRKRWIAFFHHPKGTLFVDEGAKIALRENGKSLLPPGVVRCEGEFTAGDVLRICDLDGTEFARGICNYTSEAITARQFDSSEVMHRDDLVIL
- the mazG gene encoding nucleoside triphosphate pyrophosphohydrolase gives rise to the protein MPKTAAIEDLLKVMARLRSPKGCPWDREQDHKSLRWHAVEEVYELMDAIEAGDDHEMAEELGDLLLQVVFHCQMAQERGAFNFEKVARHLVDKLIRRHPHVFGNSKVKTVDAVWAQWEQIKKAEKKGTKHERPSALDGIPKHLPALMRTEKLLKKARKAGLLEAGAGTGKLSKAVVGRRLFELTKYAQRNKWSAESLLRAEMKKEERNLRKLEKARERKKTTN
- a CDS encoding aminopeptidase; protein product: MTDPRYAKLAKLLVEYSTELKKGDKALLDMIDVPDEFTVELMRAVRAVGATPIVEVRHTRITREVLKDTNDKHAALVRDLEMFRMKKMQAYIAIRGSANASETSDVASDRMSLYSRIMRPVLNYRVNKTRWVVLRWPSPSMAQAASMSTEAFENLYFDVCTMDYQKMAKAMAPLEKRMKKADHVHLKSPGTDLTFSIKGIGAKMCKGDRNIPDGEVFSCPVKNSVNGYITFNTPTLYSGTKFENVHLEFKDGKIIKATANNTKRLNEILDTDAGARYIGEFSLGFNPYIQNPMCDILFDEKIAGSLHFTPGQAYEVCDNGNRSAVHWDMVLIQRPEWGGGEVWFDGELIRKEGMFIPKDLKPLNPAHLK
- a CDS encoding LysR family transcriptional regulator, which translates into the protein MQIESLKVFCDLAETESFTKAAQINNVTQSAVSQQISSLERQFKSLLIERSKKKFRLTREGQVLYEFAKQIIQTHDSLHSKLQEIKDIISGTIRVATIYSIGLHDLPPYIKKFLKSYPTVNVHVEYRRANQVYDDVLSNVVDVGLVAYPTRESKLETVSLRKDPLVLICHPQHPFAKNKSVKLKAITGQKFIGFEPDIPTRKALDKILKDTNVEVNHVMEFDNIETVKRAVEIDAGISIVPQGTILQEVAKQTLTQIQLEDGDFYRPLAAIYKKNKVLSPAVKQFLAILKEG